Proteins from a genomic interval of Toxotes jaculatrix isolate fToxJac2 chromosome 5, fToxJac2.pri, whole genome shotgun sequence:
- the ppp6r2b gene encoding serine/threonine-protein phosphatase 6 regulatory subunit 2 isoform X1: protein MFWKFDLHTSSHLEALLDKEDVTLIELMDEEDVLQECKAQNRRLLLFLCQDHCMQELVCMITTEPPAGIEETKRFKYPNIACELLTCDVGVINDKLGNEESLLETLYAFLEQPSPLNPLLASFFSKTIGNLITRKTEQVISFLRRKEGFLSLVLKHIDTSAMMDVLLRLISCVEPPPLRLETLTWLNDEKLAQRLIELIHPERDEERQSNASQTLCDIIRLSRDQANQLQEISQPDPLLTVLESQECVEQLLQNMFSGERTESCIVSGIQVLLTLLEIRRPVVDGVMDAQGFERSYTVNSSILLAIEPHLKHFHQLLLEPPKRNPMLTTLGLLEEPLGNTRLHVARLVASLLYTSSASHAVVAQELCRLNTMDLLLDLFFKYTWNNFLHLQVELCVAAILRPCAHEMRLQPGLGSQDKFKPQKDASQEQDLTETPTSEPSVTPENSAHNLLVTHLFQHCHLVQRILEAWEENDKIQSEGGMRRGYMGHLTRIANTVVHNLEKGPVHTQISSLITELPEDCRGRWETFVDQTLSETNRKNTIDLVGTGNPRPSSEDDMESPFPKELTIQQAFSDYQIQQMTANFVDQFGFNDEEFTDHDDSIGATFDRIAEININIDAGQDSANTAVFEACSKERIQPFDDDEEDIWEEKEINYATQTKSRNRFGGSQSSQSPSDSKACDRTATSGSEGSDRGADSDSEGEEPSDSLDPFSSQGQAEATKNTGWIADFGEVNSKAPAAGVGFSAWDTPVSQPAATDAEEKGWAKFTDFQPFCCSETGPRCSSPVDSELSGSDNTKPNQNPCVWSVCVARKAPLVASDSSSSSSSDSDEEEGKTESTSSEAVTTETITTGAGKETIRLTVDAKNERAVFTRVFRPAVRREAVKVPIEGLSIKDKGKGNEKESEKGKKHGDCPSPTTASPSNQSAAVAQETQPSANGPA, encoded by the exons ATGTTTTGGAAGTTTGACTTGCACACATCTTCTCATCTGGAGGCTTTGCTGGACAAGGAGGATGTCACACTCATTGAGCTTATGGATGAGGAAGATGTGCTGCAGGAGTGCAAGGCTCAGAACAGGAG ACTTCTCCTGTTCTTGTGCCAGGACCACTGCATGCAGGAGCTGGTCTGTATGATTACTACAGAGCCCCCTGCTGGTATAGAGGAGACCAAGCGCTTCAA GTATCCAAATATAGCATGTGAGCTGTTGACATGTGATGTGGGAGTGATCAATGATAAGCTAGGTAATGAGGAGTCTCTGCTGGAAACTCTGTATGCCTTCCTGGAGCAGCCGTCCCCACTTAACCCCCTCCTTGCGTCTTTCTTCAGCAAGACAATTGGGAACCTCATCACACGGAAGACTgagcag GTGATTAGCTTCCTGCGACGGAAGGAGGGATTCCTTTCATTGGTCCTGAAGCATATTGATACATCAGCCATGATGGATGTGCTCCTACGACTTATCAGCTGTGTGGAGCCACCCCCTCTAAGACTCGAGACTCTTACT TGGCTGAATGACGAGAAGCTGGCCCAGAGACTCATTGAGCTCATTCACcctgagagagatgaagag AGGCAGTCCAATGCATCTCAGACTTTATGCGACATCATTCGTCTGAGCAGAGACCAGGCCAATCAACTCCAAGAGATTTCACAACCTGACCCTTTGCTGACTGTGCTGGAGTC GCAGGAGTGTGTGGAGCAGTTGTTGCAGAATATGTTCTCAGGAGAGAGGACTGAGAGCTGTATTGTCAGTGGGATTCAAGTACTTCTCACATTGCTGGAAATCAGGAGgcctgt GGTGGATGGTGTAATGGATGCTCAGGGATTTGAGAGAAGTTACACTGTTAACAGCAGCATTTTGTTGGCCATCGAACCACACCTGAAACACTTCCACCAGCTACTTCTGGAGCCACCCAAG AGAAATCCTATGCTGACTACTCTGGGTTTGCTGGAGGAACCACTGGGGAATACACGACTGCACGTAGCCAGACTAGTCGCCTCTCTGCTGTATACCAGCTCTGCTAGCCATGCAGTCGTAGCACAAGAACTCTGCAGGCTCAATACAATGGACCTCCTTCTG gaCTTGTTCTTCAAGTACACATGGAACAACTTCCTGCACCTCCAAGTGGAGCTTTGCGTTGCTGCCATCCTCCGGCCCTGTGCCCATGAAATGAGACTTCAGCCTGGCTTGGGATCCCAGGACAAATTCAAGCCTCAAAAGGATGCATCGCAAGAGCAGGATTTGACTGAGACTCCAACTTCTGAACCTTCAGTCACCCCTGAAAACTCTGCCCATAACTTACTGGTGACTCAT TTGTTTCAGCACTGCCACCTTGTCCAGAGAATTCTAGAGGCTTGGGAAGAGAATGATAAAATACA ATCAGAAGGTGGTATGAGAAGAGGGTACATGGGACATCTGACCAGGATTGCCAACACAGTCGTCCACAACCTGGAGAAGGGCCCGGTTCACACACAGATTAGTAGCCtcatcacag AGCTGCCAGAAGACTGTAGAGGGCGCTGGGAAACCTTTGTGGACCAGACTCTGTCGGAGACCAATAGGAAGAACACCATAGACCTg GTTGGCACAGGAAACCCACGTCCTTCCTCAGAGGATGATATGGAGAGCCCCTTCCCTAAGGAACTGACAATACAGCAG GCCTTTTCAGACTACCAGATTCAGCAGATGACGGCTAACTTTGTGGATCAGTTTGGCTTCAATGATGAGGAGTTTACTGATCACGACGACAGCATTGG GGCGACATTTGACCGGATTGCAGAGATAAATATCAACATTGACGCAGGCCAGGACAGT GCtaacacagctgtgtttgaGGCCTGTTCCAAGGAGAGGATTCAGCCCTTCGATGATGACGAAGAGGACATttgggaggagaaagagatcAACTATGCAACACAAACCAAGTCCCGGAACAG gttTGGTGGGTCACAGTCCTCCCAGAGCCCGTCAGACAGTAAGGCCTGTGATAGGACAGCAACTTCTGGCTCTGAGGGCTCTGACAGAGGagcagactcagactcagaagGAGAGGAGCCCAGTGATAGCCTGGATCCTTTCTCAAGCCAGGGCCAGGCTGAGGCAACAAAGA ACACTGGCTGGATAGCAGACTTTGGGGAGGTGAACTCAAAGGCACCTGCTGCAGGAGTGGGCTTTTCAGCGTGGGACACTCCAGTCTCCCAACCAGCTGCCACCGATGCAGAGGAGAAAGGGTGGGCCAAGTTCACCGACTTCCAGCCTTTCTGTTG CTCTGAAACAGGCCCTAGATGCAGTTCCCCCGTGGACTCGGAGCTCAGCGGATCAGACaacaccaaaccaaaccagaacC cgtgtgtgtggagtgtgtgtgtagcaagAAAAGCCCCACTGGTGGCATCAGACAGCTCTTCCTCCAGCAGCTCGGACAGCGATGAGGAGGAAGGCAAGACAGAGTCTACATCCAGTGAGGCAGTCACCACAGAGACCATCACCACTGGTGCTGGCAAGGAGACCATCCGGCTCACCGTGGATGCTAAAAATGAGAGGGCAGTCTTCACCAG AGTATTCAGACCAGCAGTCAGACG CGAAGCGGTTAAGGTGCCAATAGAGGGGCTCTCCATAAAAGACAAAGGGAAAGGcaatgagaaagaaagtgaaaaaggaaagaaacatgGAGACTGTCCCAGCCCAACTACTGCCAGTCCATCTAACCAGTCAGCTGCTGTCGCACA aGAGACGCAGCCCTCTGCTAATGGACCGGCCTAA
- the ppp6r2b gene encoding serine/threonine-protein phosphatase 6 regulatory subunit 2 isoform X2, which produces MFWKFDLHTSSHLEALLDKEDVTLIELMDEEDVLQECKAQNRRLLLFLCQDHCMQELVCMITTEPPAGIEETKRFKYPNIACELLTCDVGVINDKLGNEESLLETLYAFLEQPSPLNPLLASFFSKTIGNLITRKTEQVISFLRRKEGFLSLVLKHIDTSAMMDVLLRLISCVEPPPLRLETLTWLNDEKLAQRLIELIHPERDEERQSNASQTLCDIIRLSRDQANQLQEISQPDPLLTVLESQECVEQLLQNMFSGERTESCIVSGIQVLLTLLEIRRPVVDGVMDAQGFERSYTVNSSILLAIEPHLKHFHQLLLEPPKRNPMLTTLGLLEEPLGNTRLHVARLVASLLYTSSASHAVVAQELCRLNTMDLLLDLFFKYTWNNFLHLQVELCVAAILRPCAHEMRLQPGLGSQDKFKPQKDASQEQDLTETPTSEPSVTPENSAHNLLVTHLFQHCHLVQRILEAWEENDKIQSEGGMRRGYMGHLTRIANTVVHNLEKGPVHTQISSLITELPEDCRGRWETFVDQTLSETNRKNTIDLVGTGNPRPSSEDDMESPFPKELTIQQAFSDYQIQQMTANFVDQFGFNDEEFTDHDDSIGATFDRIAEININIDAGQDSANTAVFEACSKERIQPFDDDEEDIWEEKEINYATQTKSRNRFGGSQSSQSPSDSKACDRTATSGSEGSDRGADSDSEGEEPSDSLDPFSSQGQAEATKNTGWIADFGEVNSKAPAAGVGFSAWDTPVSQPAATDAEEKGWAKFTDFQPFCCSETGPRCSSPVDSELSGSDNTKPNQNPCVWSVCVARKAPLVASDSSSSSSSDSDEEEGKTESTSSEAVTTETITTGAGKETIRLTVDAKNERAVFTSEAVKVPIEGLSIKDKGKGNEKESEKGKKHGDCPSPTTASPSNQSAAVAQETQPSANGPA; this is translated from the exons ATGTTTTGGAAGTTTGACTTGCACACATCTTCTCATCTGGAGGCTTTGCTGGACAAGGAGGATGTCACACTCATTGAGCTTATGGATGAGGAAGATGTGCTGCAGGAGTGCAAGGCTCAGAACAGGAG ACTTCTCCTGTTCTTGTGCCAGGACCACTGCATGCAGGAGCTGGTCTGTATGATTACTACAGAGCCCCCTGCTGGTATAGAGGAGACCAAGCGCTTCAA GTATCCAAATATAGCATGTGAGCTGTTGACATGTGATGTGGGAGTGATCAATGATAAGCTAGGTAATGAGGAGTCTCTGCTGGAAACTCTGTATGCCTTCCTGGAGCAGCCGTCCCCACTTAACCCCCTCCTTGCGTCTTTCTTCAGCAAGACAATTGGGAACCTCATCACACGGAAGACTgagcag GTGATTAGCTTCCTGCGACGGAAGGAGGGATTCCTTTCATTGGTCCTGAAGCATATTGATACATCAGCCATGATGGATGTGCTCCTACGACTTATCAGCTGTGTGGAGCCACCCCCTCTAAGACTCGAGACTCTTACT TGGCTGAATGACGAGAAGCTGGCCCAGAGACTCATTGAGCTCATTCACcctgagagagatgaagag AGGCAGTCCAATGCATCTCAGACTTTATGCGACATCATTCGTCTGAGCAGAGACCAGGCCAATCAACTCCAAGAGATTTCACAACCTGACCCTTTGCTGACTGTGCTGGAGTC GCAGGAGTGTGTGGAGCAGTTGTTGCAGAATATGTTCTCAGGAGAGAGGACTGAGAGCTGTATTGTCAGTGGGATTCAAGTACTTCTCACATTGCTGGAAATCAGGAGgcctgt GGTGGATGGTGTAATGGATGCTCAGGGATTTGAGAGAAGTTACACTGTTAACAGCAGCATTTTGTTGGCCATCGAACCACACCTGAAACACTTCCACCAGCTACTTCTGGAGCCACCCAAG AGAAATCCTATGCTGACTACTCTGGGTTTGCTGGAGGAACCACTGGGGAATACACGACTGCACGTAGCCAGACTAGTCGCCTCTCTGCTGTATACCAGCTCTGCTAGCCATGCAGTCGTAGCACAAGAACTCTGCAGGCTCAATACAATGGACCTCCTTCTG gaCTTGTTCTTCAAGTACACATGGAACAACTTCCTGCACCTCCAAGTGGAGCTTTGCGTTGCTGCCATCCTCCGGCCCTGTGCCCATGAAATGAGACTTCAGCCTGGCTTGGGATCCCAGGACAAATTCAAGCCTCAAAAGGATGCATCGCAAGAGCAGGATTTGACTGAGACTCCAACTTCTGAACCTTCAGTCACCCCTGAAAACTCTGCCCATAACTTACTGGTGACTCAT TTGTTTCAGCACTGCCACCTTGTCCAGAGAATTCTAGAGGCTTGGGAAGAGAATGATAAAATACA ATCAGAAGGTGGTATGAGAAGAGGGTACATGGGACATCTGACCAGGATTGCCAACACAGTCGTCCACAACCTGGAGAAGGGCCCGGTTCACACACAGATTAGTAGCCtcatcacag AGCTGCCAGAAGACTGTAGAGGGCGCTGGGAAACCTTTGTGGACCAGACTCTGTCGGAGACCAATAGGAAGAACACCATAGACCTg GTTGGCACAGGAAACCCACGTCCTTCCTCAGAGGATGATATGGAGAGCCCCTTCCCTAAGGAACTGACAATACAGCAG GCCTTTTCAGACTACCAGATTCAGCAGATGACGGCTAACTTTGTGGATCAGTTTGGCTTCAATGATGAGGAGTTTACTGATCACGACGACAGCATTGG GGCGACATTTGACCGGATTGCAGAGATAAATATCAACATTGACGCAGGCCAGGACAGT GCtaacacagctgtgtttgaGGCCTGTTCCAAGGAGAGGATTCAGCCCTTCGATGATGACGAAGAGGACATttgggaggagaaagagatcAACTATGCAACACAAACCAAGTCCCGGAACAG gttTGGTGGGTCACAGTCCTCCCAGAGCCCGTCAGACAGTAAGGCCTGTGATAGGACAGCAACTTCTGGCTCTGAGGGCTCTGACAGAGGagcagactcagactcagaagGAGAGGAGCCCAGTGATAGCCTGGATCCTTTCTCAAGCCAGGGCCAGGCTGAGGCAACAAAGA ACACTGGCTGGATAGCAGACTTTGGGGAGGTGAACTCAAAGGCACCTGCTGCAGGAGTGGGCTTTTCAGCGTGGGACACTCCAGTCTCCCAACCAGCTGCCACCGATGCAGAGGAGAAAGGGTGGGCCAAGTTCACCGACTTCCAGCCTTTCTGTTG CTCTGAAACAGGCCCTAGATGCAGTTCCCCCGTGGACTCGGAGCTCAGCGGATCAGACaacaccaaaccaaaccagaacC cgtgtgtgtggagtgtgtgtgtagcaagAAAAGCCCCACTGGTGGCATCAGACAGCTCTTCCTCCAGCAGCTCGGACAGCGATGAGGAGGAAGGCAAGACAGAGTCTACATCCAGTGAGGCAGTCACCACAGAGACCATCACCACTGGTGCTGGCAAGGAGACCATCCGGCTCACCGTGGATGCTAAAAATGAGAGGGCAGTCTTCACCAG CGAAGCGGTTAAGGTGCCAATAGAGGGGCTCTCCATAAAAGACAAAGGGAAAGGcaatgagaaagaaagtgaaaaaggaaagaaacatgGAGACTGTCCCAGCCCAACTACTGCCAGTCCATCTAACCAGTCAGCTGCTGTCGCACA aGAGACGCAGCCCTCTGCTAATGGACCGGCCTAA
- the ppp6r2b gene encoding serine/threonine-protein phosphatase 6 regulatory subunit 2 isoform X5 produces MFWKFDLHTSSHLEALLDKEDVTLIELMDEEDVLQECKAQNRRLLLFLCQDHCMQELVCMITTEPPAGIEETKRFKYPNIACELLTCDVGVINDKLGNEESLLETLYAFLEQPSPLNPLLASFFSKTIGNLITRKTEQVISFLRRKEGFLSLVLKHIDTSAMMDVLLRLISCVEPPPLRLETLTWLNDEKLAQRLIELIHPERDEERQSNASQTLCDIIRLSRDQANQLQEISQPDPLLTVLESQECVEQLLQNMFSGERTESCIVSGIQVLLTLLEIRRPVVDGVMDAQGFERSYTVNSSILLAIEPHLKHFHQLLLEPPKRNPMLTTLGLLEEPLGNTRLHVARLVASLLYTSSASHAVVAQELCRLNTMDLLLDLFFKYTWNNFLHLQVELCVAAILRPCAHEMRLQPGLGSQDKFKPQKDASQEQDLTETPTSEPSVTPENSAHNLLVTHLFQHCHLVQRILEAWEENDKIQSEGGMRRGYMGHLTRIANTVVHNLEKGPVHTQISSLITELPEDCRGRWETFVDQTLSETNRKNTIDLVGTGNPRPSSEDDMESPFPKELTIQQAFSDYQIQQMTANFVDQFGFNDEEFTDHDDSIGATFDRIAEININIDAGQDSANTAVFEACSKERIQPFDDDEEDIWEEKEINYATQTKSRNRFGGSQSSQSPSDSKACDRTATSGSEGSDRGADSDSEGEEPSDSLDPFSSQGQAEATKNTGWIADFGEVNSKAPAAGVGFSAWDTPVSQPAATDAEEKGWAKFTDFQPFCCSETGPRCSSPVDSELSGSDNTKPNQNPCVWSVCVARKAPLVASDSSSSSSSDSDEEEGKTESTSSEAVTTETITTGAGKETIRLTVDAKNERAVFTSFTSTFSVFSSDLVLLLSVPSFLISP; encoded by the exons ATGTTTTGGAAGTTTGACTTGCACACATCTTCTCATCTGGAGGCTTTGCTGGACAAGGAGGATGTCACACTCATTGAGCTTATGGATGAGGAAGATGTGCTGCAGGAGTGCAAGGCTCAGAACAGGAG ACTTCTCCTGTTCTTGTGCCAGGACCACTGCATGCAGGAGCTGGTCTGTATGATTACTACAGAGCCCCCTGCTGGTATAGAGGAGACCAAGCGCTTCAA GTATCCAAATATAGCATGTGAGCTGTTGACATGTGATGTGGGAGTGATCAATGATAAGCTAGGTAATGAGGAGTCTCTGCTGGAAACTCTGTATGCCTTCCTGGAGCAGCCGTCCCCACTTAACCCCCTCCTTGCGTCTTTCTTCAGCAAGACAATTGGGAACCTCATCACACGGAAGACTgagcag GTGATTAGCTTCCTGCGACGGAAGGAGGGATTCCTTTCATTGGTCCTGAAGCATATTGATACATCAGCCATGATGGATGTGCTCCTACGACTTATCAGCTGTGTGGAGCCACCCCCTCTAAGACTCGAGACTCTTACT TGGCTGAATGACGAGAAGCTGGCCCAGAGACTCATTGAGCTCATTCACcctgagagagatgaagag AGGCAGTCCAATGCATCTCAGACTTTATGCGACATCATTCGTCTGAGCAGAGACCAGGCCAATCAACTCCAAGAGATTTCACAACCTGACCCTTTGCTGACTGTGCTGGAGTC GCAGGAGTGTGTGGAGCAGTTGTTGCAGAATATGTTCTCAGGAGAGAGGACTGAGAGCTGTATTGTCAGTGGGATTCAAGTACTTCTCACATTGCTGGAAATCAGGAGgcctgt GGTGGATGGTGTAATGGATGCTCAGGGATTTGAGAGAAGTTACACTGTTAACAGCAGCATTTTGTTGGCCATCGAACCACACCTGAAACACTTCCACCAGCTACTTCTGGAGCCACCCAAG AGAAATCCTATGCTGACTACTCTGGGTTTGCTGGAGGAACCACTGGGGAATACACGACTGCACGTAGCCAGACTAGTCGCCTCTCTGCTGTATACCAGCTCTGCTAGCCATGCAGTCGTAGCACAAGAACTCTGCAGGCTCAATACAATGGACCTCCTTCTG gaCTTGTTCTTCAAGTACACATGGAACAACTTCCTGCACCTCCAAGTGGAGCTTTGCGTTGCTGCCATCCTCCGGCCCTGTGCCCATGAAATGAGACTTCAGCCTGGCTTGGGATCCCAGGACAAATTCAAGCCTCAAAAGGATGCATCGCAAGAGCAGGATTTGACTGAGACTCCAACTTCTGAACCTTCAGTCACCCCTGAAAACTCTGCCCATAACTTACTGGTGACTCAT TTGTTTCAGCACTGCCACCTTGTCCAGAGAATTCTAGAGGCTTGGGAAGAGAATGATAAAATACA ATCAGAAGGTGGTATGAGAAGAGGGTACATGGGACATCTGACCAGGATTGCCAACACAGTCGTCCACAACCTGGAGAAGGGCCCGGTTCACACACAGATTAGTAGCCtcatcacag AGCTGCCAGAAGACTGTAGAGGGCGCTGGGAAACCTTTGTGGACCAGACTCTGTCGGAGACCAATAGGAAGAACACCATAGACCTg GTTGGCACAGGAAACCCACGTCCTTCCTCAGAGGATGATATGGAGAGCCCCTTCCCTAAGGAACTGACAATACAGCAG GCCTTTTCAGACTACCAGATTCAGCAGATGACGGCTAACTTTGTGGATCAGTTTGGCTTCAATGATGAGGAGTTTACTGATCACGACGACAGCATTGG GGCGACATTTGACCGGATTGCAGAGATAAATATCAACATTGACGCAGGCCAGGACAGT GCtaacacagctgtgtttgaGGCCTGTTCCAAGGAGAGGATTCAGCCCTTCGATGATGACGAAGAGGACATttgggaggagaaagagatcAACTATGCAACACAAACCAAGTCCCGGAACAG gttTGGTGGGTCACAGTCCTCCCAGAGCCCGTCAGACAGTAAGGCCTGTGATAGGACAGCAACTTCTGGCTCTGAGGGCTCTGACAGAGGagcagactcagactcagaagGAGAGGAGCCCAGTGATAGCCTGGATCCTTTCTCAAGCCAGGGCCAGGCTGAGGCAACAAAGA ACACTGGCTGGATAGCAGACTTTGGGGAGGTGAACTCAAAGGCACCTGCTGCAGGAGTGGGCTTTTCAGCGTGGGACACTCCAGTCTCCCAACCAGCTGCCACCGATGCAGAGGAGAAAGGGTGGGCCAAGTTCACCGACTTCCAGCCTTTCTGTTG CTCTGAAACAGGCCCTAGATGCAGTTCCCCCGTGGACTCGGAGCTCAGCGGATCAGACaacaccaaaccaaaccagaacC cgtgtgtgtggagtgtgtgtgtagcaagAAAAGCCCCACTGGTGGCATCAGACAGCTCTTCCTCCAGCAGCTCGGACAGCGATGAGGAGGAAGGCAAGACAGAGTCTACATCCAGTGAGGCAGTCACCACAGAGACCATCACCACTGGTGCTGGCAAGGAGACCATCCGGCTCACCGTGGATGCTAAAAATGAGAGGGCAGTCTTCACCAG ttTTACTTCCaccttctctgttttttcttctgatctcgtcctcctcctgtctgttcCCTCCTTTCTCATCTCCCCTTGA